Genomic DNA from Chlorocebus sabaeus isolate Y175 chromosome 6, mChlSab1.0.hap1, whole genome shotgun sequence:
agagttcgagaccagcttgggcaatgtagtgagaccctgtctacaaaaaaaaaaagaaagaaaaaaaaattagccaggtgtgatggcacacacctgtagtgccagctactcaggaggctgaagcaggaagatcccttgagaccaggagttcaaggctgctgtgagctatgatggcaccattgcactccagcctgggcaacagaataagaccatctcaaaaatattaaaaaaaaaaaaaattaagcggCTTAAACGATAAAGCCTTTATTGCCACACAGTCCAGAGCAGTATGAGACAGTCCATGCTAGAGCATGACAAATACCACGTATGATGTCAACCATGTCCATGAAAATGGTAAACCTTCCCAGGAAGCACCCAGCAGATACCAGCTCAGCTCCTCTGGCCAGAGGTGGGTCATGTCCACAGCTAAACCAGTCAAGGGTAGGGAATGAGGTCTGTTTTGGGCTCTACCATTAATGATTCTCTACTGTTTAGAGCAAGGAGCACAAGGTCTCCTGTCCCGCTTGCTGTAGGGACCTTACGGGGTGGACAGAGGAGGATGGCGGTGGGTAAACTGACAGTGATGTGACACTCCCAACAGCCCCAGGCGAGTCAGAGTGCAGTGTGGCTCCTGAAAGCTTCCCACACGCCAGGCACACATGGGAACTCTCCCCGGGGTGGATGTTGGGATGTACAAGGTTTAGTTTCTTTCAGATGGCACTCTCATGGCCACTCTCCTCCATCTCCTTTCTGGAAAAAGACCCTTCCTGATGAACACGGTGCCAGCAGCTAATGACTTTCCCGTGTGACCTGTCCTCCTGGGGCCTTTCTGAAGTATGGACTTTCTTGTGCTGAAGGAGGGTGGAACTATGtttgaaggctttcccacactctGTACATTCATAAGACCTCTCTTCAGTGTGGAACTGCTGGTGCCGATTCCGGTAGGATCTGGTAGTGAAGGTTTTCCCACACAGGCTACATTCATAGGGCCGTTCCCCAGTGTGGACTTTCCAGTGCTGATAGAGGCCTGAACGGGTCACGTAGGCTTTCCCACATTGCTTGCATTCAAAaggcctttctccagtgtgaactctctGGTGAAGAATGAAGCTATTACTGTATTTAAAGAACTTCCCACATTCTGTACACTCATAGGGCCTTTCTCCAATGTGCACTTTCCGGTGCCGAATGAGGGTAGACAGAACACTGAAGGTTTTCCCACATTTGCTGCACTCATAaggcctttctccagtgtgaatccTCTGGTGTAGAACCAGGGCGTCTTTGCGGTTGAAGGTTTTCCCACAGTCACTACACTTAAAAGGTTTTATGCCTGTGTGAACCTTCTGGTGTTTCCTCAACTTGGACGGGTAACAGAAGGCCTTCCCACACTCATTACACACATGGGCTGTTTCTCCAGGTTGAATTTTTCGGGGGTTAATGTGAGTTGACGTCTCCTTGGAAGCACTTCTGCCTGTTGGGCGTCTGAAGGGTCTGTCTTCAGAATGCGTTATCAGATGGTCAAGGAGGGCGAAGGCCTTTGAGAACACCTTCCCACAGTCACTGCATTTGAACAGCTTCTCTGCCACATGGACTTCTTGCTGTTGCCCACAACTGGAACCAGGTGGGAAGGCTGCCCCATGCTCAGTGTGCCTTCTTGGTTTCCCCTCACCATGAGTGTCCTGGGGCTGGATGACTCTGTAGCTCTTTAGATGCTCGGGACGGGCTCTGTCATCCTCCACTCTACATAGACCATCTGAAAGCAGAGATGAATCTGTTACGAAGAGTTGAACTAGAGGGAGGGGTACCTTCATCGCCAGTGCATGTCAGACACACCCAAAGGGACTCCATAGAATTGCTGAGTCAGACACACCCAAAGGGACTCCATAGAATTGCTGAGTCAGACACACCCAAAGGGACTCCATAGAATTGCTGAAAGgctcaggcgcggtggctcacgcctgtaatcccagtgctttgggaggccaagctgggcagatcacctgaggtcaggagttcaagaccagcctgaccaacatgacgaaaccccgtctcctctaaaaatacaaaattagccaggcatggtggcgtatgcctgtaatcccagctactcgggaggctgaggcaggagcatcacttgaatccggaggcggacgttgcggtgagctgagatcgcgccactgccctccagcctaggcaataagagcaaaactccatctcaaaaaaaaaaaaaagaattgctgaaAGGTTGCTAGGAAAGGTCTGGACTGGGAAAGCCTGGCCCAACTGAACATGGCTCCACCAGACTACAGAATAAGGAAAACCTCAACTGAGATGAAGGCACAAGATAGGATGCAGTGCAGGGAAGAGAAGTGGGGTCTCCAAGTCACCCCTCTGCAAACGGTTTCAGCAGGGCCTTGGCTGCTGGGGACAGTCAAGCATTATGAGGAGGCATGCATCTAGACCCAGCAAAATGTGATTCCAAAGTAGTAGCTAGTGTTTAAGTAAAAATTAAGGATGGGCTGAAGTTCAAATACCTGTTTAAGGATATGAGCACATCTCAAGACACGCACTGAGTCGCCAATAATAGACAGCTCTGCACAGATACAGAGAAGGGCAATGAGGAGACACAGGCCAGACAGGCAGGAACATGCGGGGCCTGAAAGTCATGGTAGAGATGGCAGACTGCACAGTGTCCAGATAAGACAGGAAAGGTGGAAGGAAATAAGGTATGGTCACTGCCCTCAACACCAAGGTAACAGTGTATGCAGATACTCAGCATTCTGTGAGCCTACTGTTGAAACCAAGGTATTCCCCTCCACTCCACTTACCAAGACCAAAACTTCTCCTGGCTTCTGCTCTGCTGACTGGAGTCACATCCACCCAGCTGGGCACCCACGACTGTTCATCATTCTCCAGTTGGGAAAACACAGGGGATCTCGAAGGTGCAAGTCCTGCGGGCGACAGGTAGTAaaagaaacaggctgggcatggtggctcatgcctgcgatcccagcactctggaaagtGAGGTAGGAGATCGTTAAGCCCAGAtgttcgcaaccagcctgggcaacacagtaagaccccaactctacaaaaaatatattattggccgggcgcggtggctcaagcctgtaatcccagcactttgggaggccgaggcgggtggatcacgaggtcaggagatcgagactatcctggctaacacggtgaaaccccgtctctactaaaaatacaaaaaattagccgggcgtggtggtggcgcctgtagtcccagctacttgggaggctgaggcaggagaatggcgtgaacccgggaggcggagcttgcagtgagccgagatcgcggcactgcactccagcctgggagacacagcgagactccgtctcaaaaaaaaaaaaaaaaaatatatatatatatatatattattttaattagctaggcatgatggcatgcaccacctgcagtcccagttactaggaagGCCatagtgagaggattgcttgagcctaggaggtcaaagcatcagtgagtcatgattataccattgcactccagcctgggcaacagagtgagaccctgtctcaaaaacaaacaaacaggccaggcatggtggttcacgcctgtaatcccatcactttgggaggccaaggcgggtggatcacgaggtcaggagatcaagactatcctggctaacacgatgaaaccccatctctactaaaaatacaaaacattagccgggtgtggtgacaggcacctgtagtcccagctactcgggaggctaaggcaggagaatggcatgaacctgggaggcagagcttgcagtgagctgagattgcgccactgcactccagcctgggggacagtgtgtgactccgtctcaaaaacagaaacaaacaaacaaaaggaaaaaaaaaaaagcctttctatGAACCAAAACTGACATAACTGAAGAAACAGACAGTTCAGCAATAGTAAAGATTGTAATTTCCTACCATCAATAATGAATAGAACCACTAAGAAGAAAATGAACGAGGACATAGCAGACTTGAACAACAATGAAAACCAACTAGCCCTAACAGACACCTACAGAGCATGCCACCTAACAACAGCAGGATATACATTGTCACGTGCACATGGAACGGTCTTCAGAACATACCATTTGCTAGGATATAAAATAAGgctcggccgggtgcagtggctcacgcctgtaatcccagtactttgggaggctgaggcgggtggatcataaggtcagaagattgagacaatccttgctaacacagtgaaaccctgtctctactaaaaatacaaaaaaaaaattacccaggcgtggtggcgggcgcctgtagtcccagctactcggcaggctgaggcaggagaatgatgtgaacccaggaggtagagtttgcagtgagccaagatcgtgccactgcactccagcctgggcgacagagtgagactctgtctcaaaacaaacaaacaaaca
This window encodes:
- the ZNF584 gene encoding zinc finger protein 584 isoform X1; amino-acid sequence: MAGEAEVQLDPSLQGLVMFEDVAVYFSREEWGLLNVTQKGLYRDVMLENFALVSSLGLAPSRSPVFSQLENDEQSWVPSWVDVTPVSRAEARRSFGLDGLCRVEDDRARPEHLKSYRVIQPQDTHGEGKPRRHTEHGAAFPPGSSCGQQQEVHVAEKLFKCSDCGKVFSKAFALLDHLITHSEDRPFRRPTGRSASKETSTHINPRKIQPGETAHVCNECGKAFCYPSKLRKHQKVHTGIKPFKCSDCGKTFNRKDALVLHQRIHTGERPYECSKCGKTFSVLSTLIRHRKVHIGERPYECTECGKFFKYSNSFILHQRVHTGERPFECKQCGKAYVTRSGLYQHWKVHTGERPYECSLCGKTFTTRSYRNRHQQFHTEERSYECTECGKAFKHSSTLLQHKKVHTSERPQEDRSHGKVISCWHRVHQEGSFSRKEMEESGHESAI
- the ZNF584 gene encoding zinc finger protein 584 isoform X2 — translated: MAGEAEGLVMFEDVAVYFSREEWGLLNVTQKGLYRDVMLENFALVSSLGLAPSRSPVFSQLENDEQSWVPSWVDVTPVSRAEARRSFGLDGLCRVEDDRARPEHLKSYRVIQPQDTHGEGKPRRHTEHGAAFPPGSSCGQQQEVHVAEKLFKCSDCGKVFSKAFALLDHLITHSEDRPFRRPTGRSASKETSTHINPRKIQPGETAHVCNECGKAFCYPSKLRKHQKVHTGIKPFKCSDCGKTFNRKDALVLHQRIHTGERPYECSKCGKTFSVLSTLIRHRKVHIGERPYECTECGKFFKYSNSFILHQRVHTGERPFECKQCGKAYVTRSGLYQHWKVHTGERPYECSLCGKTFTTRSYRNRHQQFHTEERSYECTECGKAFKHSSTLLQHKKVHTSERPQEDRSHGKVISCWHRVHQEGSFSRKEMEESGHESAI
- the ZNF584 gene encoding zinc finger protein 584 isoform X3, with the translated sequence MLENFALVSSLGLAPSRSPVFSQLENDEQSWVPSWVDVTPVSRAEARRSFGLDGLCRVEDDRARPEHLKSYRVIQPQDTHGEGKPRRHTEHGAAFPPGSSCGQQQEVHVAEKLFKCSDCGKVFSKAFALLDHLITHSEDRPFRRPTGRSASKETSTHINPRKIQPGETAHVCNECGKAFCYPSKLRKHQKVHTGIKPFKCSDCGKTFNRKDALVLHQRIHTGERPYECSKCGKTFSVLSTLIRHRKVHIGERPYECTECGKFFKYSNSFILHQRVHTGERPFECKQCGKAYVTRSGLYQHWKVHTGERPYECSLCGKTFTTRSYRNRHQQFHTEERSYECTECGKAFKHSSTLLQHKKVHTSERPQEDRSHGKVISCWHRVHQEGSFSRKEMEESGHESAI